Proteins from one Lachnospiraceae bacterium KGMB03038 genomic window:
- a CDS encoding helix-turn-helix domain-containing protein gives MNNDFIQELKEKRERYGVSQSRLAVACSISREYYNRIENGKTQLTEALKEELKKQIERFNPEEPLFLLIDYFRVRFPTTDALTVIQSVMHLKEKYFLHEDYGKYGYEESYLLGDIQVMVSHNEVLGVLMEMKGKGCRQMESYLLAQERSWYDFMLDCLTAGGVVKRLDLAVNDRVGILNIPKLIEKWERGEAVSRFRGEKGYKGTQKNGDDIPESTGNTLYIGSTKSELYFCLYEKDHEQYHKNGTDMETTEIKNRFEIRLKNERAYHAVADMLTYYDVERTAFSIINHYVRFVDRENGKPKSKWKLNADWAWFIGEHREKIRLTTQPEPFTLQKALNWLHRQVAPTLKMVEELDKQNNTTILRDMLDNTVLKEKHKHLLLLEKSKPEDRIDTAVSSENDGIF, from the coding sequence ATGAATAATGATTTTATACAGGAACTGAAAGAAAAGCGTGAACGCTATGGCGTATCACAGTCAAGGCTGGCGGTTGCCTGCAGTATCAGCCGTGAATACTATAACCGCATTGAAAACGGCAAGACACAGCTCACAGAAGCCTTAAAAGAGGAACTAAAGAAACAGATAGAACGCTTCAATCCAGAAGAACCGCTGTTCCTGCTCATTGATTATTTCAGAGTGCGTTTCCCTACTACGGACGCATTGACAGTAATACAGAGTGTTATGCACCTTAAAGAGAAATATTTTCTCCATGAGGACTATGGGAAATACGGCTATGAGGAAAGTTATCTCTTGGGTGATATTCAGGTCATGGTTTCCCACAATGAAGTGTTGGGTGTTCTTATGGAAATGAAAGGAAAAGGCTGTCGTCAAATGGAAAGCTATCTGCTGGCGCAGGAGCGAAGCTGGTATGATTTTATGCTGGACTGTCTGACTGCCGGCGGTGTGGTGAAGCGTCTTGACCTTGCGGTCAATGACCGTGTGGGTATCTTAAATATACCAAAACTGATTGAAAAATGGGAACGTGGCGAAGCTGTTTCCCGTTTCCGTGGGGAGAAAGGCTACAAAGGCACACAGAAAAATGGTGATGATATTCCAGAGAGCACAGGAAATACCCTCTATATCGGGTCTACAAAAAGCGAACTGTATTTCTGTCTATATGAAAAAGACCATGAACAGTACCACAAGAACGGTACAGACATGGAAACGACAGAAATCAAGAACCGTTTCGAGATACGTCTGAAGAATGAACGAGCCTATCATGCCGTTGCGGATATGCTGACCTATTATGATGTGGAGCGCACCGCCTTTTCTATCATCAATCATTATGTCCGCTTTGTTGACCGTGAGAACGGCAAGCCTAAGAGCAAGTGGAAATTAAATGCTGACTGGGCGTGGTTCATTGGGGAGCATAGGGAAAAAATAAGGCTGACTACACAGCCAGAGCCGTTCACTCTGCAAAAGGCGTTGAATTGGCTACACAGACAAGTCGCTCCGACACTGAAAATGGTGGAAGAACTGGACAAACAGAATAATACCACCATACTCCGTGATATGCTGGATAATACGGTACTAAAGGAAAAACATAAACATTTGTTACTACTGGAAAAATCAAAGCCAGAGGACAGGATAGATACCGCCGTTTCATCAGAAAATGACGGTATTTTTTGA
- a CDS encoding DUF4368 domain-containing protein, whose translation MKQQIYNTALYLRLSRDDELQGESSSITTQRSMLRSYAREHHLNVIDEYIDDGWSGTNFDRPDFQRMIADIEAGKINCVVTKDLSRLGRNYIMTGQYTELYFPSHNVRYIAVDDGVDSEKGESEIAPFKNIINEWVARDTSRKVKSAFKTKFAEGAHYGAYAPIGYKKHPEIKGKIIPDDETRWIVEKIFSLAYQGNGGAKITKTLIEEKVPTPSWINYQRYGTFAHIFANAPESKRYTWTIAQVKTILKNEVYIGNSVHNKQSTISFKNKKKVRKPESEWFRVENTHEAIIDKDVFYRVQELIKSRRRQRKNKETQIFAGLVKCADCGWSMRFGTNTANKTPYSYYACSFYGQFGKGYCSMHYIRYDVLYQAVLERLQFWARAVQQDEEMVLKKIQKAGNAQRLQTKKKAETALKKAESRQKEVDRLFLKMYEDRASGKITERNFVMLSSKYQQEQIELEEQTASLSEEIRKMEQEMIGAEKWVELIKENAVPKELTATLLNTMIEKILIHAPEIDDNGEKTQEIEIYYRFIGKID comes from the coding sequence ATGAAACAACAGATTTACAATACTGCACTTTATCTTAGGCTGAGCCGTGATGATGAATTACAGGGGGAAAGCTCCAGTATCACGACACAGAGAAGTATGCTCCGCTCCTATGCCAGAGAACACCATTTGAACGTTATTGACGAGTACATAGATGACGGGTGGTCGGGAACAAACTTTGACAGACCGGATTTTCAGCGCATGATTGCAGATATTGAAGCCGGAAAAATCAACTGTGTAGTTACAAAAGACCTCTCCCGTCTTGGCAGAAATTACATTATGACGGGGCAGTACACGGAACTGTACTTCCCCAGCCATAATGTCCGCTACATAGCGGTTGACGACGGCGTGGACAGTGAAAAAGGCGAGAGCGAAATTGCACCGTTTAAGAACATCATCAATGAGTGGGTGGCACGAGATACCAGCCGTAAAGTAAAATCTGCCTTTAAGACAAAATTTGCAGAGGGCGCACACTATGGGGCATATGCTCCGATTGGCTACAAGAAGCACCCGGAAATCAAAGGGAAGATTATCCCAGATGATGAAACAAGGTGGATTGTGGAGAAGATATTTTCACTTGCCTATCAGGGCAACGGCGGGGCGAAAATCACAAAGACGCTGATTGAAGAAAAAGTACCCACTCCCTCTTGGATAAACTACCAGAGATACGGAACATTCGCACATATCTTCGCAAATGCGCCGGAGAGCAAGCGTTACACATGGACAATAGCACAGGTCAAGACGATACTGAAAAACGAAGTCTACATAGGAAACAGCGTGCATAACAAACAGTCTACTATCTCTTTCAAGAACAAGAAGAAAGTCCGCAAGCCGGAAAGTGAATGGTTCAGAGTGGAGAATACCCATGAAGCGATCATTGACAAGGACGTGTTCTACCGTGTGCAGGAGCTTATCAAGTCCAGACGCCGACAGAGAAAGAACAAGGAAACACAGATATTCGCCGGACTTGTCAAATGCGCTGACTGTGGCTGGTCTATGAGGTTTGGGACGAATACCGCCAACAAAACGCCTTACAGCTATTACGCTTGCAGTTTTTACGGGCAGTTTGGCAAAGGTTACTGTTCTATGCACTATATCCGCTATGACGTGCTGTATCAAGCGGTACTGGAAAGACTTCAATTCTGGGCGAGAGCCGTACAGCAGGACGAGGAAATGGTCTTGAAGAAGATACAGAAAGCTGGAAACGCACAGAGATTGCAGACAAAGAAAAAAGCAGAAACGGCACTGAAAAAGGCAGAGAGCCGACAAAAAGAAGTTGACCGCTTATTCCTTAAAATGTACGAGGACAGAGCCAGCGGAAAGATAACAGAGCGTAATTTCGTCATGTTATCCAGTAAATATCAGCAGGAACAGATAGAGCTGGAAGAACAGACAGCAAGCCTAAGTGAAGAAATACGAAAAATGGAACAAGAAATGATAGGCGCAGAGAAATGGGTGGAACTCATCAAAGAAAATGCAGTACCTAAGGAACTGACCGCTACACTGCTCAATACCATGATTGAGAAAATCCTAATCCATGCGCCGGAAATAGATGATAATGGCGAAAAGACACAAGAAATCGAGATATATTATCGCTTTATCGGAAAAATTGATTAA
- a CDS encoding ATP-binding cassette domain-containing protein gives MDYIIETENLTKRYGTATVVDKVNLHVPKGKIYGLLGRNGAGKTTAMKMMLQLAFPTEGTVRLFGTNYKENIHTLYSKVGSIIETPGFYSNLTGYENLQILAKLRGGVSKSGVEKALEVVGLHKEKRKVFSDYSLGMKQRLGIAAAIMHEPELLILDEPINGLDPIGIVEIRSFLSELSHNHGITIFISSHVLSEIEQIADIIGVMHEGHLVEEVNISELHKRNRKYIQFDLSDSEIAGKILENHYHMTDFTVQDGTVRIYDFSQSVGEINREFARNGLLVTRINDSEENLEDYFSKLIGGGGIA, from the coding sequence ATGGATTATATCATTGAAACAGAAAATCTTACGAAGCGATACGGAACAGCCACCGTTGTCGATAAGGTAAATCTTCATGTGCCAAAGGGCAAAATTTATGGTTTGCTCGGCAGAAACGGAGCAGGCAAAACCACAGCAATGAAAATGATGTTGCAGCTTGCTTTCCCAACGGAGGGAACGGTACGCTTGTTTGGCACAAACTATAAGGAAAATATCCATACCCTTTATAGCAAAGTAGGCTCTATTATCGAAACACCGGGATTTTACAGTAATTTAACAGGGTATGAGAATTTGCAAATTCTCGCTAAACTGCGAGGGGGAGTATCTAAAAGTGGAGTAGAAAAAGCTCTTGAAGTTGTGGGGCTGCATAAGGAGAAAAGAAAAGTCTTTTCCGATTATTCCCTCGGAATGAAGCAACGGCTTGGTATTGCCGCCGCCATTATGCACGAGCCGGAGCTTTTAATACTTGACGAACCGATTAACGGACTTGACCCCATTGGAATAGTTGAAATACGCTCATTTTTATCTGAACTTAGTCACAATCATGGCATTACCATTTTTATCTCAAGCCATGTTTTAAGCGAGATTGAACAGATAGCAGATATTATCGGCGTTATGCACGAGGGGCATTTAGTAGAGGAAGTGAATATATCCGAGCTTCACAAAAGGAATCGAAAATACATTCAATTTGATTTATCTGACAGTGAGATAGCCGGAAAGATTTTAGAAAACCACTACCACATGACGGATTTTACAGTGCAGGACGGTACGGTGAGAATTTATGACTTTAGCCAAAGTGTTGGAGAAATCAATCGAGAATTTGCACGAAATGGACTGCTCGTGACAAGGATAAATGATAGTGAGGAAAACTTAGAGGACTACTTTTCTAAACTGATTGGAGGTGGCGGTATTGCTTAA
- a CDS encoding ABC transporter permease — MLNLISCELLKLKRSKMVLISVAGVLSTPLLMLIEALQTHFDKPEIIFTLSDIYSDSVLYIMLLVNIMIYVAIAAYLFSREYTESTLKTILPIPISRTKLLIGKFCTLLLWIVMLTLVTWAGIFIVCGLYDAVFTLEGYSLLVAIVWLPKFLFGSILMFLTVSPFVFVAMKTKGFVAPMIGSAVIVMGSAALSNQEWGALYPWTATYFLVQGKLQSTGYPTLLSVSIIILVSAVGFLMTFHHFKKEDLK, encoded by the coding sequence TTGCTTAATCTTATTTCTTGTGAATTATTAAAACTAAAGCGTTCAAAAATGGTGCTAATTAGTGTGGCAGGGGTATTATCTACCCCACTTTTGATGTTAATAGAAGCCTTGCAAACACATTTTGATAAGCCGGAGATTATCTTTACCTTGTCTGACATATACAGCGACAGTGTACTGTATATCATGCTGCTGGTAAACATTATGATATATGTGGCAATTGCAGCTTACTTGTTTAGCAGAGAGTACACAGAAAGCACCCTCAAAACCATATTGCCCATACCCATTTCAAGGACAAAACTATTAATTGGAAAATTTTGCACCCTGCTTCTTTGGATTGTTATGCTAACCCTTGTAACATGGGCAGGTATATTTATCGTTTGTGGGCTATATGACGCTGTCTTTACATTGGAGGGATATAGCTTACTAGTGGCAATAGTATGGCTCCCCAAGTTTTTGTTTGGCAGTATCCTGATGTTTTTAACAGTTTCTCCTTTTGTGTTTGTTGCTATGAAAACAAAAGGATTTGTCGCCCCGATGATTGGCTCTGCCGTGATTGTCATGGGAAGTGCCGCACTTTCAAATCAAGAATGGGGAGCGTTGTATCCGTGGACAGCCACCTATTTCTTGGTGCAGGGTAAACTTCAGAGTACCGGCTATCCTACACTGCTGTCTGTATCTATTATTATTCTTGTATCAGCAGTTGGTTTTCTTATGACCTTTCATCATTTTAAAAAGGAGGATTTGAAATAA
- a CDS encoding undecaprenyl-diphosphate phosphatase yields MVLDFIEILKVIFLGIVEGITEWLPISSTGHMILVDEFITLNMSEAFKEMFFVVIQLGAILAVVVMFWNKMFPFQFKNKAQSIVKKDTFSLWFKVAVACVPSAIMGILFDDYLDAYLQTPIVISIMLIFYGLLFILIENWNKKRTPTTMALSDISYKTAILIGAFQVLSLIPGTSRSGATIIGALLIGVSRVAAAEFTFFLAVPTMLGASAFKLLKFGFEFTSAELLALVLGMAVAFAVSVLVIKFLMNFIKKHDFKVFGWYRIVLGILVVLIKS; encoded by the coding sequence ATGGTACTTGATTTTATAGAAATTTTAAAAGTTATTTTTCTTGGAATTGTTGAGGGTATTACTGAGTGGCTACCTATCAGCAGCACAGGACATATGATTCTTGTGGACGAATTTATCACACTTAATATGAGCGAAGCATTTAAAGAAATGTTTTTTGTTGTTATTCAACTTGGAGCTATACTCGCAGTGGTTGTAATGTTTTGGAACAAGATGTTTCCCTTTCAATTTAAGAACAAAGCACAGTCAATTGTTAAAAAGGATACTTTCTCGTTGTGGTTCAAGGTTGCGGTAGCTTGTGTACCGTCAGCTATTATGGGGATTCTATTTGATGATTATTTGGATGCTTACCTCCAAACCCCCATTGTGATTTCAATCATGTTAATCTTTTATGGTTTGTTATTCATTCTCATAGAAAATTGGAATAAAAAGCGTACTCCTACTACTATGGCACTTTCTGACATCAGCTATAAAACAGCAATCTTGATAGGGGCATTTCAAGTGTTATCACTTATACCCGGCACATCACGGTCGGGAGCAACGATTATAGGTGCTTTACTCATAGGAGTTTCACGAGTGGCAGCAGCAGAGTTTACTTTTTTCCTCGCAGTACCTACTATGCTTGGAGCAAGTGCTTTTAAGCTGTTAAAATTCGGGTTTGAATTTACAAGTGCAGAACTGCTCGCTCTTGTTCTCGGTATGGCTGTGGCATTTGCGGTATCTGTCTTAGTAATTAAATTCCTAATGAACTTTATCAAAAAACATGATTTTAAGGTGTTTGGTTGGTATCGAATTGTGCTTGGTATACTTGTTGTACTTATAAAATCTTAA
- a CDS encoding RNA polymerase subunit sigma-70, which translates to MGFNYGYEKKKFDSRWKRLEVEYCDAGMSEEQIAAMKEYDWAWFCSQRVFQNHTQPIPCEQYDEVCGQSQLFRKFASLSYQWDVDKIDQTRYGWLASVENEQLLLRLKKLSKKDLELLTLLFVDGYRQIDVARLWHCSRSAVAQRFKKIKKFLNNT; encoded by the coding sequence ATGGGATTTAATTATGGATATGAGAAAAAGAAGTTTGATAGTAGATGGAAGCGTTTAGAAGTTGAGTATTGTGATGCAGGGATGAGCGAAGAACAGATTGCTGCCATGAAAGAATATGACTGGGCATGGTTTTGCAGTCAAAGGGTTTTTCAAAACCATACGCAACCAATACCTTGTGAACAATATGATGAAGTATGTGGTCAATCACAGCTGTTCCGAAAGTTTGCATCGTTATCTTATCAATGGGATGTTGATAAGATTGATCAAACGCGATATGGATGGTTGGCTTCGGTGGAAAACGAACAACTACTGTTGAGATTGAAGAAGCTGTCGAAGAAAGATTTGGAGCTATTGACATTACTTTTTGTGGATGGTTATCGTCAAATTGATGTAGCACGTCTTTGGCATTGTTCCAGAAGTGCTGTTGCACAAAGATTTAAAAAAATAAAAAAATTTTTGAATAACACTTAA
- a CDS encoding DNA-binding protein, with translation MEKLISRKEAAKLLGISIATLDAARNSGLISYVQYVQNGCVYFTDAGLQEYIAKCTHRAKPVEKSATYRKLRSVRA, from the coding sequence ATGGAAAAATTGATTTCGCGGAAAGAGGCTGCCAAATTACTGGGGATTAGCATTGCCACTTTGGATGCAGCTCGAAACAGTGGGCTAATTTCCTATGTTCAGTATGTGCAAAATGGTTGCGTGTACTTTACAGATGCTGGCCTTCAGGAGTATATCGCAAAATGCACCCATCGTGCAAAGCCAGTGGAAAAAAGCGCTACATACCGCAAGCTGCGAAGTGTCCGAGCTTGA
- a CDS encoding tyrosine-type recombinase/integrase, whose product MTELAKRKRAIPQYGTVVLNGIEYYRTRVEDSDGNRVALYAKTPEKLYDKELEALEQIDSTTFRRRSPTVAEYCEKWLLMQSVHVRATTLTDYTSKVRRHIIGGLGDKRMADVSLDDIQLALVPVSKKSASVYKSVVILCKSIFRAAKESHVIDEDPTIYLDAKGGVPQEERQALTDEQVERLLDTIRDLPPYVFVMIGLYAGLRREEILALQWDSVYLDAEAPYLTVRRAWHTEHNRPVILTELKTKAAQRNIPLPVCLVECLKDAKKKSTSDYVIANRDGDPLSYTQFKRLWQYIVTRTAKPRMARKLVDGKYVKYMLYPKLGEKARNNGHVVYSLDFEVTPHQLRHTYITNLIHSSVDPKTVQYLAGHESSKITMDIYAKVKYNRPDDLVKAMGCAFDLWDAV is encoded by the coding sequence GTGACGGAATTGGCAAAAAGAAAAAGGGCAATTCCTCAATATGGTACGGTCGTGCTTAACGGCATTGAATATTATAGAACCAGAGTCGAAGATTCGGATGGAAACAGAGTGGCGCTTTATGCAAAGACGCCCGAAAAGCTTTATGACAAGGAACTGGAGGCGTTAGAGCAGATTGACAGTACTACGTTTCGTCGAAGATCGCCTACGGTTGCTGAGTACTGTGAGAAGTGGCTGCTGATGCAGTCCGTCCATGTTCGGGCCACCACCTTGACAGATTATACCTCTAAGGTGCGGCGGCACATTATTGGAGGGCTGGGAGACAAGAGAATGGCTGATGTATCCCTGGATGACATCCAACTTGCCCTCGTACCTGTTTCCAAGAAGTCGGCTTCGGTTTATAAGTCTGTGGTGATTCTCTGCAAGTCCATTTTCCGGGCGGCCAAGGAGAGCCATGTGATTGACGAGGACCCGACCATATACCTGGATGCAAAGGGAGGAGTTCCCCAGGAAGAAAGACAGGCATTGACGGATGAACAGGTTGAGCGGCTTTTGGACACGATCCGGGATTTGCCGCCCTATGTATTTGTGATGATCGGTTTATATGCCGGTCTGCGCCGGGAAGAAATCCTGGCGCTGCAATGGGATTCTGTGTATCTGGATGCAGAGGCTCCGTACTTAACGGTACGGCGGGCATGGCACACAGAACATAACAGGCCGGTCATTCTTACCGAGCTAAAGACCAAAGCGGCACAAAGAAACATTCCTCTCCCGGTCTGTCTGGTTGAATGTCTGAAAGATGCAAAGAAAAAATCCACTTCGGATTATGTGATTGCCAATCGGGACGGTGATCCGCTATCCTATACACAGTTTAAGCGGCTGTGGCAGTATATTGTGACGCGGACTGCAAAGCCGAGAATGGCCAGAAAACTTGTGGACGGAAAGTATGTAAAATATATGCTTTACCCGAAACTTGGAGAAAAAGCCAGGAATAACGGCCATGTGGTATATAGCCTGGATTTTGAAGTGACACCGCATCAGCTGCGGCACACCTACATCACCAATCTGATTCATTCTTCGGTGGACCCCAAAACGGTACAATATTTGGCGGGCCATGAAAGCAGCAAAATCACGATGGACATTTACGCAAAGGTCAAATACAACAGGCCGGATGATCTTGTCAAAGCAATGGGCTGTGCCTTTGACTTATGGGACGCTGTGTAA
- a CDS encoding site-specific integrase, which translates to MAKKKKNIPQYGTVTRKGVLYYRTRILDADGKQVSLYGTTCEELYDKEQEARRQVAEIIFHREHPTVAEYCEKWLLMQSAKVSPATLKGYASNMKNYIIKPLGDMYMEEVTADDIRLALIPLSNKSESLHNTVNMLLKCIFYSAERSQLLEYNPCEGISAKGGKPTQKKDSLTDQQVEVLLETVKGLPPYLFTMIGLYAGLRREEALALQWDCVFLDAPTPYISVRRAWRSEHNRPVISTTLKTKAARRDIPIPKCLVNCLREAKAASKSEYVIADSEGQPLSYSQFKRVWQYIVVRSTKERTYYKYVNGQSIKYTVQPSLGGHQKNNPNIVYSLDFDVTPHLLRHTYITNLLYAGVDPKTVQYLAGHENSKTTMDIYARVKYNKPEQLFDVVNSAFHQAVPS; encoded by the coding sequence ATGGCAAAGAAGAAAAAAAACATACCTCAATATGGAACCGTCACACGAAAGGGTGTCCTGTATTACAGAACCCGGATTCTGGACGCAGACGGCAAGCAGGTGAGCTTGTATGGGACTACCTGCGAGGAACTGTACGATAAAGAGCAGGAGGCGAGACGCCAGGTAGCGGAGATCATCTTCCACCGGGAGCATCCTACTGTGGCCGAGTATTGTGAGAAGTGGCTGTTGATGCAATCCGCAAAAGTGTCGCCGGCTACACTGAAGGGCTACGCCTCCAATATGAAGAACTACATTATCAAGCCTTTGGGAGATATGTATATGGAGGAAGTAACAGCGGATGATATTCGTCTGGCGCTGATCCCATTGTCCAATAAGTCCGAGAGCCTGCACAATACGGTGAATATGCTCCTCAAGTGCATTTTTTACTCGGCAGAGCGGAGCCAGTTGCTGGAATACAATCCGTGTGAGGGGATTTCGGCAAAAGGAGGGAAACCGACCCAAAAGAAAGATTCGCTGACAGACCAGCAGGTGGAAGTGCTGCTGGAAACCGTCAAAGGACTTCCGCCGTATCTGTTTACCATGATCGGCTTATATGCCGGTCTGCGCCGAGAAGAAGCTCTCGCCTTGCAATGGGATTGTGTGTTCCTCGATGCACCCACTCCATATATCTCTGTGCGGCGCGCATGGCGATCAGAGCATAACAGACCGGTTATCTCTACAACGCTTAAGACGAAAGCAGCAAGAAGGGATATTCCCATTCCCAAATGCCTTGTGAATTGTCTGCGGGAAGCCAAGGCTGCCTCCAAATCGGAATATGTGATTGCCGATAGTGAGGGACAGCCCTTGTCATATTCGCAGTTCAAACGTGTCTGGCAGTACATCGTTGTTCGGTCTACCAAGGAGCGTACCTATTATAAGTATGTGAACGGACAGAGCATCAAGTACACTGTTCAGCCGAGTCTGGGAGGACATCAGAAAAACAATCCCAACATTGTGTATAGCCTGGACTTCGATGTGACACCGCACCTGCTGCGGCATACCTACATCACCAATCTTCTGTATGCAGGTGTTGACCCCAAGACGGTCCAGTACCTTGCCGGACATGAGAACAGCAAGACAACTATGGACATCTATGCAAGAGTAAAGTATAATAAACCAGAACAGCTATTCGATGTAGTAAATTCTGCATTTCATCAAGCTGTCCCCTCGTAA
- a CDS encoding lantibiotic protection ABC transporter ATP-binding protein produces the protein MEQDIVVIKNLSKEFKGQKVLREVSMKIPEHCVYGLLGPNGAGKSTLLKSITGLLKPTSGAVFFQGHRWTREDLSQIGALIETPPIYENLTAWENLKVRALLLGIDDERIQEVLSLIDLGDTGKKKAGAFSLGMKQRLGIGLTLLNHPKLLVLDEPINGLDPLGIQQLRELIRSFPKKGITVILSSHILSEIQQTADYIGIISGGRLGFEGKVDEQEDLEALFMEVTAKGRKDR, from the coding sequence ATGGAACAAGATATTGTAGTGATCAAAAACTTATCGAAGGAATTTAAGGGGCAGAAAGTGTTAAGGGAAGTCTCTATGAAAATTCCGGAACATTGTGTATATGGGCTTCTGGGGCCAAATGGAGCAGGAAAATCCACCTTGCTTAAAAGCATCACAGGTCTTTTGAAACCTACATCCGGCGCCGTCTTTTTCCAAGGGCACAGGTGGACCAGGGAAGATTTGTCTCAAATTGGCGCGCTGATCGAAACGCCGCCGATCTATGAGAACCTGACGGCGTGGGAGAATCTAAAAGTGCGGGCCCTTCTCCTTGGAATTGACGACGAGAGGATCCAGGAGGTGCTTTCCCTGATCGACCTTGGGGATACAGGAAAGAAAAAGGCAGGAGCCTTTTCCCTTGGAATGAAACAGAGACTTGGCATCGGCCTTACTCTTTTAAATCACCCGAAGCTGCTGGTGCTGGATGAACCGATCAACGGCCTGGATCCTCTGGGCATACAGCAACTGCGGGAATTGATCCGAAGTTTTCCAAAGAAAGGGATCACGGTGATCCTGTCCAGCCATATTTTAAGCGAAATCCAGCAGACTGCGGACTATATCGGGATTATATCAGGCGGGCGTTTGGGATTTGAAGGAAAAGTGGATGAACAGGAGGACTTGGAGGCCTTGTTCATGGAAGTCACAGCAAAAGGGAGGAAAGACAGATGA
- a CDS encoding lantibiotic immunity ABC transporter MutE/EpiE family permease subunit yields the protein MKTYFRAEMLKYRHTSMKGLAVGMPLITVFLAAWLTHQFFAVDSYNWWYIGMYPGFLGILCGLIGGKDKRKKNHTIWSLPCAMEKIWDGKILVGAVISGVSVICVTVFTILAGELMESILHIQYLAKPSIGAQILAGVLMWLTTLWEIPFCLFLSQKMSTFLMLVIHVGLYAVLAAAVSLTSWFALVPGAITARLMCPVLGVLPNGLIAQPGSMTYSVQMTEMGSLFLGIPAALLWFGVLWWGSRKWFGRQVSSK from the coding sequence ATGAAAACCTATTTTAGAGCAGAAATGTTAAAATACCGTCATACTTCTATGAAAGGGCTTGCCGTGGGTATGCCGCTGATCACAGTTTTTCTGGCAGCCTGGCTGACCCATCAGTTTTTCGCTGTAGACAGCTATAACTGGTGGTATATTGGGATGTATCCGGGATTTTTGGGGATTCTGTGCGGTCTGATCGGAGGAAAGGATAAAAGAAAGAAGAATCATACCATCTGGTCCCTGCCCTGTGCCATGGAGAAGATCTGGGATGGGAAAATCCTTGTTGGCGCTGTGATTTCTGGAGTTTCTGTGATCTGTGTCACAGTCTTTACCATTTTGGCCGGGGAACTGATGGAAAGTATCCTGCATATACAGTATCTGGCCAAGCCTTCTATTGGGGCGCAGATCCTGGCGGGTGTCCTGATGTGGCTGACGACTCTGTGGGAGATTCCCTTTTGTCTCTTTTTATCCCAGAAAATGAGCACATTTTTGATGCTGGTGATCCATGTGGGGCTTTATGCGGTTTTGGCGGCCGCGGTTTCTCTGACTTCCTGGTTTGCGTTAGTTCCAGGGGCGATCACCGCAAGACTGATGTGTCCGGTTCTGGGAGTGTTGCCCAATGGGCTGATCGCCCAGCCGGGATCGATGACTTATTCCGTCCAGATGACGGAAATGGGAAGCCTGTTTCTTGGAATTCCGGCGGCCCTGCTCTGGTTTGGGGTTCTGTGGTGGGGAAGCAGAAAGTGGTTCGGAAGGCAGGTGTCTTCCAAATGA